Proteins from a single region of Actinomycetota bacterium:
- a CDS encoding DUF1992 domain-containing protein, with the protein MGPASSSSEFVDVTRSEPEFLVEREIREAVERGEFDDLEGAGRPIPGLDGNYDPAWWARAWVRRARAQDAAWELRRRIRKEKFARFAGDTERRERVEALNAEIGLINADLPHDEQIPVLSIEDLQ; encoded by the coding sequence ATGGGACCGGCGTCGTCCTCGAGTGAGTTCGTGGACGTGACGCGGTCTGAACCCGAGTTCCTTGTGGAGCGTGAGATCCGCGAGGCGGTGGAGCGCGGGGAGTTCGACGATCTCGAGGGAGCCGGCCGACCGATTCCAGGACTCGACGGCAACTACGACCCTGCGTGGTGGGCACGCGCCTGGGTCCGGCGGGCCCGGGCTCAGGATGCGGCGTGGGAACTGCGCAGACGGATCAGGAAAGAGAAGTTCGCTCGGTTCGCCGGCGACACGGAGCGACGAGAACGTGTCGAGGCGTTGAACGCCGAGATCGGGCTCATCAACGCCGACCTTCCTCACGACGAGCAGATTCCTGTCCTGAGTATCGAAGACCTTCAATAG
- a CDS encoding YbjQ family protein, whose translation MIITTADTIEGRTIAKTVGLVKGNTIRARHVGKDIMAAFRNMVGGEIVEYTKMMGESREQALARMVEDAEQQGANAIVSMRFSTSMVMQNASEILAYGTGVVLE comes from the coding sequence ATGATCATCACCACGGCGGATACGATCGAAGGCCGCACGATCGCCAAGACGGTGGGCCTGGTCAAGGGCAACACGATTCGGGCGCGGCACGTCGGCAAGGACATCATGGCGGCGTTTCGCAACATGGTCGGGGGCGAGATCGTCGAGTACACGAAGATGATGGGGGAGTCGCGTGAGCAGGCGCTCGCGCGGATGGTCGAAGATGCGGAGCAGCAGGGTGCAAACGCCATCGTCAGTATGCGGTTCTCGACATCGATGGTGATGCAGAATGCCTCGGAGATCCTTGCCTATGGGACCGGCGTCGTCCTCGAGTGA
- a CDS encoding serpin family protein: MRGKLFLPVLAVVLVTSACSGTKASPSVAMAMSDVPRATMEVSPGDVASVASGMEAFGTNLYAMLATGDGNLVFSPASIVTALAMTYIGARGVTAEEMARVLHVELDDEAFHQAMNALDLALESRSFTEGDEGVQLSTANSLWGQQGVTFEQPFLDTLGADYGSGMRLVDFKTAAEQARIQINEWVASETNDNILDLVPRGALDSLTRLVLVNAVYLDATWEHQFDPNDTTDGPFTLLDGNRVNVPMMHQTSSFSYGTGDGWQAVQMPYVGEDLAMLVVVPDEGRFTDVEGRLGRGLLDDAVASLSGAQTSVSLTIPRFKLRTQAGLNTALRDLGMHTAFDQRTADFSGMTTEETLYIGDVVHEAYIAVDEEGTEAAAATGVVMRATSAPLEEARLTIDRPFIFALRDVPTGALLFLGRVMNPEG, encoded by the coding sequence ATGAGAGGCAAGCTGTTCTTGCCGGTTTTGGCCGTCGTGCTCGTCACGAGCGCATGTAGCGGGACAAAAGCATCTCCATCGGTTGCGATGGCGATGTCGGACGTTCCCCGGGCCACGATGGAGGTGAGCCCTGGCGATGTGGCATCGGTTGCCTCAGGCATGGAGGCGTTCGGCACCAATCTGTACGCCATGCTGGCCACGGGTGACGGCAACCTCGTCTTCTCACCGGCAAGCATCGTCACTGCGCTGGCGATGACCTACATCGGTGCCAGAGGTGTGACCGCAGAAGAGATGGCGCGTGTACTGCATGTGGAACTCGACGACGAGGCCTTCCACCAGGCGATGAATGCACTCGACCTCGCCCTCGAGTCACGTAGCTTCACCGAGGGTGATGAGGGGGTCCAACTCAGCACCGCCAACAGCCTGTGGGGACAGCAGGGCGTGACCTTCGAACAGCCGTTCCTCGATACGCTCGGCGCCGACTACGGCTCCGGCATGCGACTGGTCGATTTCAAGACCGCGGCCGAGCAGGCTCGCATCCAGATCAACGAGTGGGTCGCGAGTGAAACCAACGACAACATCCTCGATCTCGTCCCCCGAGGCGCGCTCGACTCGCTGACCAGACTCGTGCTCGTCAACGCCGTCTATCTGGATGCCACCTGGGAGCACCAGTTCGATCCGAATGACACAACCGACGGGCCGTTCACCCTGCTCGATGGCAACCGTGTGAACGTGCCGATGATGCATCAGACGAGTTCTTTCTCGTATGGGACGGGGGACGGCTGGCAGGCGGTGCAGATGCCATATGTTGGCGAGGATCTGGCGATGCTCGTCGTGGTTCCGGACGAGGGACGGTTCACCGACGTCGAAGGGCGGCTCGGTCGTGGTCTGCTCGACGACGCCGTCGCGAGTCTTTCCGGGGCGCAAACCTCGGTGTCGCTGACCATTCCGAGATTCAAGCTCCGTACCCAAGCCGGGTTGAACACGGCGCTTCGCGACCTCGGGATGCACACCGCATTCGATCAGCGCACGGCGGACTTTTCGGGCATGACCACCGAAGAGACGCTGTACATCGGCGACGTGGTTCACGAGGCGTACATCGCGGTGGACGAGGAGGGAACGGAGGCGGCTGCCGCCACCGGAGTGGTGATGCGAGCAACGTCCGCGCCGCTCGAAGAGGCGAGGCTGACGATCGACCGGCCGTTCATCTTCGCCCTTCGGGACGTACCCACCGGCGCCCTGCTCTTCCTCGGCAGGGTCATGAACCCGGAAGGCTGA